The Pseudodesulfovibrio sp. zrk46 genome contains a region encoding:
- the dnaE gene encoding DNA polymerase III subunit alpha: protein MAEFVHLHVHTEYSLLDGAIRIKDLLSRTKDLGMPAVAITDHGSMYGAVTFYMAAKDMGIKPIIGCEVYVAEGDIDDEEAHLKKNRTGYHLVLLAKNQRGYKNLIKIVSEGYLNGFYYKPRVSKYLLNQYSEGLIALSACLGGEVPKKLMNEGMDAGVEMAKTYESIFPGDFYLELQENGIGEQVRLNDLLIQCAEKTGLPLVATNDCHYLTAEDYEAHDTLLCIQTQTTVDAEKRFRMDTKDLYYKTPEEMEQAFAHVPEAIANTQRIAERCNVEIELGNYYFPEYELSEGVADLDEEFIKLCKEGLRKRLDMITYEVDEQVYWDRLDYELGVIIEMGFPAYFLIVQDFINWAKDNRIPVGPGRGSAAGSIVAWALKITNLDPLPYDLLFERFLNVERVSMPDIDVDFCERRRLEVVKYCADKYGHDRVAQITTFGTMKTKAVIKDVGRALGIPFGETDKIAKLVPDDPAVLAKLMGVEKCKINVPNAVKGVVELGDMVATDPKIEKLIDISTRLEGLCRHASTHAAGVVISDKPMTYYLPLYKGKKGEIVTQFDMKKVEKAGLIKFDFLGLRTMTVIEDCLDIIRDQGKEAPDLDTLGMDDKATYEIFAMGDTDGIFQVESSGMRKYLRMLRPDCFEDIVAMLALYRPGPLGMIGSHGVSMVDEFIMRKHGDIEVTYPHPSLEETLKPTYGVMVYQEQVMATAMTIANYSLGEGDLLRRAMGKKIAEEMAKQRSRFLEGARENKIPDKTANEIFDTMEKFAAYGFNKSHSAAYALISYHTAYLKAHFPVEFMAALMSTEMNNTEKIIMYVNACRDMEIEVKQPDINVGMARFSVQDGKIFFAMAAIKNVGEEAIDEIVAERKENGPFKDIFEFCERVNLRRVTKRVLESLIKAGAMDCFNCSRAALLEDLEKAVALGQKKAKEKDSGMINMLGMLGGGDDQASAATPTCSMCEEMDDREKLQLEKDVLGFFLSGHPLLAYRHDMKRLSIQTLDECKSIPNGSQVRVAVIIPDFRQILTRKGDPMAFCVGEDLTTSGEITMLPNLWEEAAELVRADRPLFIEGKIDIREEQIEGAPKVAKILGEKVMFLADAVHGSDKPVSLWIGENNTTDDHLGALKAIIKKYPGGTAVNLGVITKESVVNLKLGNGWTVIPSREFWKDVEKWQNGDAKRFKATQE from the coding sequence GTGGCCGAATTCGTCCATCTTCACGTCCATACAGAATACAGCCTGCTTGACGGCGCCATCCGAATCAAAGACCTGCTCTCCAGGACCAAAGACCTGGGCATGCCTGCCGTGGCCATCACCGACCACGGCTCCATGTACGGAGCCGTGACCTTTTACATGGCGGCCAAGGACATGGGCATCAAGCCCATCATCGGCTGTGAGGTCTACGTTGCCGAGGGCGACATAGACGACGAAGAAGCCCACCTGAAGAAAAACAGAACCGGCTACCACCTCGTGTTGCTGGCCAAGAACCAGCGCGGCTACAAAAACCTCATCAAGATCGTCTCCGAAGGATACCTGAACGGTTTCTACTACAAGCCGCGCGTCTCCAAATACCTGCTCAACCAATACTCCGAGGGCCTCATTGCCCTGTCCGCCTGTCTCGGCGGCGAGGTGCCCAAGAAGCTCATGAACGAGGGCATGGACGCAGGCGTGGAGATGGCCAAGACCTATGAATCCATCTTTCCCGGTGACTTCTATCTGGAGCTGCAGGAAAACGGCATCGGCGAACAGGTACGCCTCAACGACCTGCTCATCCAGTGCGCCGAAAAGACCGGCCTGCCGCTGGTAGCCACCAACGACTGCCACTACCTGACCGCCGAAGACTACGAAGCCCACGACACCCTGCTCTGCATCCAGACCCAGACCACGGTGGACGCGGAAAAACGCTTCCGCATGGACACCAAGGATCTCTATTACAAGACGCCTGAGGAGATGGAGCAGGCCTTTGCCCACGTGCCCGAGGCCATCGCCAACACCCAGCGCATTGCCGAGCGATGCAACGTGGAGATCGAGCTGGGTAACTATTATTTCCCCGAGTACGAGCTGTCCGAAGGCGTGGCCGATCTGGACGAGGAATTCATCAAGCTGTGCAAGGAAGGTCTGCGCAAGCGCCTCGACATGATCACCTATGAGGTGGACGAGCAGGTCTACTGGGACCGCCTCGACTACGAGCTGGGCGTCATCATCGAGATGGGCTTCCCGGCTTACTTCCTCATCGTTCAGGACTTCATCAACTGGGCCAAGGACAACCGTATTCCAGTCGGACCGGGTCGTGGTTCCGCAGCCGGTTCCATTGTCGCCTGGGCGCTCAAGATCACCAACCTCGACCCGCTCCCGTACGATCTGCTGTTCGAACGTTTCCTCAACGTGGAACGTGTCTCCATGCCTGATATCGACGTCGACTTCTGCGAACGCCGTCGTCTGGAGGTCGTGAAATACTGCGCCGACAAGTACGGCCACGACCGCGTGGCGCAGATCACCACCTTCGGCACCATGAAGACCAAGGCGGTCATCAAGGACGTTGGTCGCGCCCTCGGCATTCCCTTTGGCGAGACCGACAAGATCGCCAAGCTGGTACCGGACGATCCCGCCGTACTCGCCAAGCTGATGGGCGTTGAAAAATGCAAGATCAATGTGCCCAACGCAGTCAAAGGCGTGGTCGAGCTCGGCGACATGGTGGCCACCGATCCCAAGATCGAAAAGCTCATCGATATTTCCACCCGTCTGGAAGGTCTGTGCCGACACGCATCCACCCACGCGGCGGGTGTTGTCATCTCCGACAAGCCCATGACCTACTACCTGCCCCTCTACAAAGGTAAGAAGGGCGAAATTGTGACCCAGTTCGACATGAAAAAGGTCGAAAAAGCGGGCTTGATCAAGTTCGACTTCCTGGGTCTCAGGACCATGACCGTTATCGAGGACTGCCTCGACATCATCCGCGATCAGGGCAAGGAAGCGCCCGACCTCGACACCCTCGGCATGGACGACAAGGCCACCTACGAAATTTTCGCCATGGGCGACACCGATGGTATCTTCCAGGTGGAATCATCCGGTATGCGCAAGTATCTCCGCATGCTCCGCCCGGACTGTTTTGAAGATATCGTCGCCATGCTCGCCCTGTACCGCCCGGGTCCGCTGGGCATGATCGGCTCCCATGGCGTGTCCATGGTTGACGAATTCATTATGCGTAAGCACGGCGACATCGAAGTCACCTACCCGCACCCGTCTCTTGAAGAGACCCTGAAGCCGACCTACGGCGTCATGGTTTATCAGGAGCAGGTCATGGCCACGGCAATGACCATCGCCAACTACTCGCTGGGTGAAGGTGACTTGCTGCGTCGTGCAATGGGTAAGAAGATCGCCGAGGAGATGGCGAAGCAGCGCTCCCGCTTCCTCGAAGGTGCACGCGAGAACAAGATTCCGGACAAGACCGCCAATGAAATCTTCGACACCATGGAGAAGTTCGCGGCATACGGCTTCAACAAATCGCACTCCGCCGCCTACGCGCTGATCTCCTACCACACCGCCTATCTCAAGGCGCACTTCCCGGTAGAGTTCATGGCCGCCCTGATGTCCACCGAAATGAACAACACCGAAAAGATCATCATGTACGTCAACGCCTGTCGTGATATGGAGATCGAGGTCAAGCAGCCGGACATCAACGTCGGCATGGCCCGCTTTTCGGTACAGGACGGCAAGATCTTCTTTGCCATGGCCGCCATCAAGAACGTCGGTGAAGAGGCTATTGACGAGATCGTTGCCGAACGCAAAGAAAACGGTCCGTTCAAGGATATTTTCGAGTTCTGCGAGCGCGTCAACCTGCGCCGCGTAACCAAGCGTGTTTTGGAGTCCCTCATCAAAGCGGGCGCTATGGACTGCTTCAACTGCTCCCGCGCCGCCCTGCTGGAAGACTTGGAAAAGGCCGTGGCACTGGGCCAGAAAAAGGCCAAGGAAAAAGACTCCGGCATGATCAACATGCTGGGTATGCTCGGCGGCGGCGACGATCAGGCCAGCGCGGCCACACCCACCTGCTCCATGTGCGAGGAGATGGACGACCGCGAAAAGCTCCAGCTGGAAAAGGACGTGCTCGGTTTCTTCCTGTCCGGCCACCCGTTGCTGGCCTACCGCCACGACATGAAGCGCCTCAGTATCCAGACCCTGGACGAGTGCAAGTCCATCCCCAACGGCTCACAGGTACGCGTGGCGGTTATCATCCCCGACTTCCGCCAGATCCTGACCCGCAAGGGTGATCCCATGGCCTTCTGTGTAGGTGAAGACCTCACCACCTCCGGCGAGATCACCATGCTGCCCAATCTCTGGGAAGAAGCTGCTGAACTGGTCCGCGCAGACCGTCCCCTCTTCATCGAGGGCAAGATCGATATCCGCGAAGAGCAGATCGAAGGCGCGCCCAAGGTCGCCAAGATTCTCGGCGAAAAGGTGATGTTCCTGGCCGACGCGGTCCACGGCTCCGACAAGCCCGTGTCCCTGTGGATTGGTGAAAACAACACCACGGATGACCACCTCGGTGCGCTCAAGGCCATCATCAAGAAATACCCCGGCGGCACTGCCGTCAACCTCGGCGTCATCACCAAGGAATCCGTGGTGAACCTGAAACTCGGCAACGGCTGGACCGTCATCCCGAGCCGAGAGTTCTGGAAAGACGTGGAAAAATGGCAGAACGGGGACGCCAAACGCTTCAAGGCAACACAAGAATAG
- a CDS encoding EAL domain-containing protein: MAEAAAVQSNERVVKDIINAKSVSTFFQPVVSVLTKSIVGFEAFSRGGAGACTIAPAMLFHDELPPDVKLDVDRLCREKALSQFRGIHQNHKELLIYLNINSDILPHVDLSEEKLTAQVSVAGIKPANVVIETSMCSKHVDLVAALREKFSGLAFKICLDDCSVDDPFSHMISRIKPHFVKVNRSFFSNDERKDYSAKTLEALCKLADRMGASVIAQGVENEEESLRLLAAGVHLQQGYYYTKDENDKTGDPAKMFFRKIIDTHEKFKIFKREMVRRRKESFSNTFKSVASLCAKFSNMPENRFGDACKTLVHNADGVISMFVLDNDGIQITDRSHVRTSTANAVADSILGTHKGAEHSVFDYVMYLDMGYEKFVSPTFSSPYTGQDACIISKPFFNKEGLRYMICIEMPYPG, from the coding sequence ATGGCGGAAGCAGCAGCCGTTCAGTCGAACGAGCGGGTTGTCAAAGACATCATCAACGCCAAGAGCGTCAGCACGTTTTTCCAGCCGGTGGTCTCGGTTCTTACCAAGTCCATCGTCGGGTTTGAGGCTTTTTCACGCGGAGGGGCAGGGGCGTGTACCATTGCTCCGGCCATGCTCTTTCACGACGAGCTTCCTCCAGATGTCAAACTGGACGTTGATCGTTTGTGCCGGGAAAAGGCGTTGAGCCAGTTTCGTGGCATTCATCAGAATCACAAAGAATTGTTGATCTATCTGAACATCAATTCCGACATCCTCCCTCATGTGGATCTCAGCGAAGAAAAGCTGACCGCACAGGTCTCTGTTGCTGGCATCAAGCCCGCCAATGTGGTGATTGAAACCTCCATGTGCTCCAAGCATGTTGATCTGGTTGCAGCGCTTCGAGAGAAGTTCAGTGGGCTTGCTTTCAAGATCTGTCTGGATGACTGCTCAGTAGACGATCCCTTCAGTCATATGATTTCACGAATCAAGCCGCATTTCGTGAAAGTAAATCGATCTTTTTTCAGCAACGACGAGCGTAAGGACTATTCCGCCAAGACGCTGGAGGCCCTTTGCAAGCTCGCCGACCGCATGGGCGCATCGGTCATTGCTCAGGGTGTGGAGAATGAGGAGGAGTCCCTTCGCCTGCTCGCGGCGGGTGTCCACTTGCAGCAGGGTTACTATTACACCAAGGACGAGAACGACAAGACCGGCGATCCGGCGAAAATGTTCTTTCGGAAGATCATCGATACCCACGAGAAATTCAAGATCTTCAAGCGGGAGATGGTACGACGCAGGAAGGAGAGCTTCAGTAACACCTTCAAAAGCGTAGCATCTCTTTGCGCCAAATTTTCAAATATGCCCGAGAACCGTTTTGGTGATGCCTGCAAAACGCTGGTGCACAACGCGGACGGTGTCATCTCCATGTTCGTGCTCGATAATGACGGCATACAGATCACTGACCGTTCCCATGTGCGCACTTCTACGGCCAACGCCGTGGCCGACTCCATCCTCGGCACTCACAAGGGCGCGGAGCATTCCGTGTTCGATTACGTCATGTATCTTGATATGGGCTACGAGAAGTTCGTCTCGCCCACATTTTCTTCTCCCTACACGGGGCAGGATGCCTGCATCATCAGCAAGCCCTTCTTCAACAAGGAAGGGTTGCGCTACATGATATGCATTGAGATGCCGTATCCCGGGTAG
- a CDS encoding SLC13 family permease, whose translation MDVFGDVGTYLWLRLPLILLFGGGYLVYRLMAATRLTDAFVSWALRRSGGGGPMLILYIIGASAVLSSFIPNTITVLTLLPVLKRLDNGFRAQGVEGMTTVLMCSAIYGAAIGGMGSMIGSPANAILFGALDLFEVAGREQITFFNWFLWSVPLVVMFVLVAWGVAAGLGVPRTARGVSVHLDCIGDTCEVTERQHYGSRLFWIYMAYWVLESVARQAIPGFESISPMVCLGFTVLFLWLVFVRSAPTSSFASGPLLTPGDMIKGVPRRGLIFMLVLAALFAVVHWLKLDEKLVVMAGMLLQGDMPGLLLFFLTVLAVIFLTEILSNTAVVAAFFTIAFYAAQGHGMAPLYLMMGVSVASTCAFMTPVATPTNALAFGEMRGASLRRMLALGFVLNVAGAALLTGWLSWVLPRVY comes from the coding sequence GTGGACGTGTTTGGTGATGTCGGAACATATCTGTGGCTGCGGCTGCCGTTGATCCTGCTCTTTGGGGGCGGATATCTGGTGTACCGCCTTATGGCGGCCACGCGGTTGACCGATGCCTTTGTGTCGTGGGCACTTCGTCGCAGCGGCGGGGGCGGTCCCATGCTCATCCTCTACATCATCGGTGCCTCGGCAGTTCTCTCATCCTTCATCCCCAATACCATTACCGTGCTGACATTACTCCCGGTCCTGAAACGGTTGGATAACGGTTTTCGCGCCCAGGGTGTGGAAGGCATGACCACTGTATTGATGTGCTCCGCCATCTATGGCGCGGCCATTGGCGGCATGGGATCCATGATCGGTTCGCCCGCCAACGCCATTCTGTTCGGCGCGCTCGACCTGTTTGAGGTGGCGGGGCGCGAGCAGATCACGTTCTTCAATTGGTTCCTGTGGTCCGTGCCGTTGGTCGTCATGTTCGTGCTGGTCGCTTGGGGTGTGGCGGCCGGGCTGGGCGTGCCTCGTACTGCACGCGGCGTCAGTGTTCATCTGGATTGTATCGGCGATACCTGTGAAGTGACTGAGCGACAGCACTACGGCTCGCGTCTGTTCTGGATTTACATGGCATACTGGGTGCTGGAGTCTGTGGCTCGGCAGGCGATTCCCGGTTTCGAGTCTATCTCGCCCATGGTCTGTTTGGGCTTCACGGTCCTGTTTCTCTGGCTGGTCTTTGTTCGCAGTGCGCCCACGTCATCCTTTGCGAGTGGCCCGTTGCTCACACCGGGCGACATGATCAAAGGGGTGCCAAGGCGCGGATTGATCTTCATGTTGGTACTTGCCGCACTGTTCGCAGTGGTTCACTGGCTCAAGCTGGATGAAAAGCTGGTGGTCATGGCCGGGATGCTGTTGCAGGGTGACATGCCCGGTCTGCTGCTCTTTTTCCTGACCGTATTGGCCGTGATCTTCCTGACGGAAATTCTCTCCAACACCGCTGTGGTGGCGGCGTTCTTTACCATCGCTTTTTATGCTGCGCAGGGTCACGGCATGGCCCCGCTCTACCTGATGATGGGCGTGAGTGTAGCTTCCACCTGTGCCTTCATGACCCCGGTGGCGACGCCTACCAATGCACTGGCCTTTGGCGAAATGCGTGGGGCATCCCTCAGGCGTATGCTCGCTTTGGGATTCGTTCTGAATGTGGCCGGGGCAGCACTGCTGACCGGTTGGCTGAGTTGGGTGTTGCCGCGCGTGTATTAG